The following DNA comes from Vigna radiata var. radiata cultivar VC1973A chromosome 4, Vradiata_ver6, whole genome shotgun sequence.
ttgagtttttttggCTACCCTCCAAGCAGATCCCAGTTGGGGAGTataaaattttcagtttttatcAGTACCCTCTTTTTAGACTCCCCTGATGTTCTAGATTTCAAGATTTGTTTTCTCACTCTCTAGTTTCGGCCTAGATCTGTTCCCTCTTTTTCTGGCTTTAGATCTTGGTTTTCTCCATGATGTGGTAGAACTTCAAATTTAGGAGCCTTACCTTTCTGgggtgtttttgtttttcctatCCTTGTATGGAGTATGAAAGCTTTCCTGGAAAGTTGGGGAGTTTGGATCACTGAGTAAGAGAAAGAGAAAcgtcaagataaaaaaaatgatgaattattTCCCCGACGAGGTAATAGAGCACATATTTGATTATGTGGTTTCACACCGTGACCGGAACGCTTTGTCTTTGGTGTGTAAAAGTTGGTACAGGATAGAGAGGTGTACGAGACAGAGGGTGTTTATAGGGAACTGTTACTCTATCTCTCCGGAGAGGTTGATCCAAAGGTTTCCTGGTCTCAAGTCTTTGACTTTGAAGGGAAAGCCTCATTTTGCTGACTTCAGTTTGGTACCTTACGGGTGGGGTGGTTTTGTGTATCCATGGATTGAGGCTCTGGCCAAGAGCAGAGTTGGGTTGGAGGAGCTTAGGCTCAAGAGGATGGTGGTCTCGGATGAGAGCCTGGAGCTACTTTCTCGTTCTTTCACAAACTTCAAGTCTTTGGTTCTTGTTAGCTGTGAAGGGTTCACCACCGATGGCCTTGCTGCCGTAGCTGCTAATTGCAGGTGAGAATAAGTTGTGTGTTTGAGTCTTCTGCTGGTTTAGATTTAAGCTTTTGTTGCACAAGTTTTGTTGGTTTGTCTGTCTTTGTACTATTTATGGTTCGTTGGGGGCTTTTTGGAACATGTTTGATGACTTCCTACTGCCTTTTGTGTCTTGGAGGATATATGGCTGGAGGTATATTCTGATTAGTTTGGTCTTTGTCTTCTTGTGCTGTCAAAGTTTAGTTGTTTTCGACATTTTTACGGTGACTTCTGGCTTGTATTCTTTGTGGGTACCAGTTTGGGACAAAGGAGTTTAATTAGTTGAGTAAGAGTTGCTGAGTACATGTCAAGCCATGCAGCAAAGTTAGTTCCCCAGAGGATCTTGGGAGCTTGactgatatattatttataaaagttgaTTGCCTTTCTGTGAATAATATCCATTTTGCATGTGGTATGAGTGGGGTTGGTGAATCTCTTGCTGATTGAGAATAGAGTGAGGAATCTTGGAATGTGTTCTTGACTCCCAATATTGCTGGTGTTTTACTTGTTTTGAAATGTAGGTATCTTAGGGAGCTGGATCTGCAAgaaaatgaagttgaagatcACAAAGGGCATTGGCTAAGTTGCTTTCCTGATAGCTGCACATCGCTTGTCTCTCTGAATTTCGCTTGCCTTAAAGGAGAGGTTAGTTTGGGAGCACTAGAGAGACTTGTAGCCAGGTCTCCTAACCTCAAGAGTTTGAAGCTGAATCGTTCAGTTCCCCTTGATGCCCTGCAAAGGATAATGACACGAGCACCTCAACTAGCGGATTTGGGAATTGGATCATTTGTCCAAGATCCTGAATCAGAGGTATTCATAAAGCTCAAGAACACCATTCTCAAGTGCAAGTCCATAACCAGTTTGTCAGGGCTTTTGGAAGTTGCTCCTCACTGTCTTGCTGCGATATATCCCATTTGTCCCAATTTAACATCCTTAAACTTGAGCTATGCAGCAGGCGTTCAGGGCAGTGATCTGATAAAACTAATTCGCCACTGTGTGAAACTTCAGCGCTTATGGGTAAATACATCAAATTTTCAGAGCATTctcattttatttgttaattctGCAATTGTTCAATATAACAAATTCCTCAACTTTTTCAGATAATGGATTGCATTGGAGACAAAGGACTTGGTGTTGTAGCCAAGACATGTACGGATTTGCAAGAACTGAGGGTGTTTCCATCCGTTCCCTTTGGAAATGCATTGGCTGTCACAGAAGTAGGACTTGTTGCAATATCAATGGGGTGCCCCAAGCTTCATTCATTGCTCTACTTCTGCCAACAGATGACAAATGCTGCACTGATTACAGTGGCCAAGAACTGCCCCAATTTCATCCGCTTCAGGTTGTGCATCCTTGATGCAACAAAGCCTGACCCTGATACAATGCAGCCACTGGACGAAGGTTTTGGTGCAATTGTGCAGTCTTGCCGGCGACTGAGGCGGCTATCACTCTCAGGGAAGTTGACGGACCAGGTTTTCCTTTACATTGGAATGTATGCTGAGAAGCTTGAAATGCTGTCTATTGCATTTGCTGGAGACAGTGACAAGGGAATGCTGTATGTATTGAATGGATGCAAAAAACTGAGAAAGCTTGAGATAAGAGATTGCCCTTTTGGTGACTTGGCACTTCTGACAGACGTAGGGAAGTATGAAACAATGCGATCCCTTTGGATGTCGTCCTGCGAAGTGACTGTGGGAGCCTGCAAGTTGCTGGCCAAGAAGATGCCAAGGTTGAATGTGGAGATCTTCAATGAAAGTGAGCAAGAAGATTGCATCCTGGAAGATGGGCAAAGGGTAGAGAAAATGTATTTGTATCGTACATTGGCTGGGAAAAGGAAAGATGCACCAGAATATGTATGGACTCTCTAGGTGCATTTTAGCGTATTTAATTTCTTGTTATTCAGATGTTTGTACTTGTTTTTAGGCTGACTCATTAATGCAATTTTAGCTGGGTGTAGTGTTTTCTCACTTCCTTGCATTTCCTACTTTTATACATGTTAGATTTCCCTTTTTCCATCATGCCACTTTTTCATCTCTTATATTCTCGGCAGTGTTcagtattttagttttgatctaCTTGTTCAATGCTAGAGTGCTTAGTTTTCAATCTTtatcttattcttcttctcccTCTATATGATACTGCTGAACTGGCCTCCAACTTGTTGAAAAACAAACATGCTATGAAGAAATGCTGCTATGTTGAGTTTTCCAACGTGATCATAAACTCTTATGACTTctgttaaataattttgtctGTCTAGCACTTCCAAATATCTATTCAATCCTAGTATTTATTTGGTGGATGTATAAATTCACAGGTTTTTCAAATCCTTGTACTTAAGTACAAGTATAATTAATAACATGCTGTAGTCTTGAAGCAGCGCCATCTATCGTCATAAATTGACAGAGTAAAAGTTTGCGAATAATGATGAGACATATTAATTTGTCTTAAAACTGAATTTGTACTATACTTTACTGTGAAATTTAAGCAGACATAGCAGTACTTTTCTAACCACTGCTCAAGCTTGTTCAGAAGATCAAAAGTATATTTTCATTCTTGGGTAGATGCATCTGTTTGCTACACTACGCATATATGTTtctaaacataatataatgaagTCCTTAAGCAGAAGATAATAAAGATCTTAAGCTCCATTCTACCTTATTGTGCTAAACAGTGTTTTAAAAATCAATCTGGATTGGCTGGTTTAGTTGTTAATCAGTGTTTTTCCTTTATCTACTTACATGCAAAAACTGATTCAGAAACCAACTCCAGAATCTTTGAACAGGCTTGTCTGTTCATAATGTTGAAAAATGCCTGATTTTGCCTGTTTCAAATTCAGCTTATGGTGAAATGGTTTCAATCTACCATTTATTCATTACGTATAATTTTCTAAGATATACTTAATGTAAAGTTGTTTAAGttacttatcttatttttgtgAGCAATGTTTATAGATTTAAACACCTTATACAAAAATTCACTGCAGCAAAGTAAAGGTTATTAAAgtgaaatttaacataaattcgTCTCACAATTGacttaatatcaaattttaaaatattttttaattaacttttctcgttgatgatttattttcttgtgtAAGCTCTAGTTTCAATCatgataaattttattggaTAATggtttttaactttaataaactTATATAAGTAACAAACTTggaattattataatatagtcTTTAGATATATTTTCATCGAATCTAGTGAATTAATCTCTACTTACACCGTTTTaagtttcaaaaaattataaattataaattaaaaaaggtaatttgggcataaaattttaatagttagtttaatacaataattattgatatattcaattttagtataataatacgaaattttaatttgattagaaCCTCATTAATgtttaagataattaaatacttctttagtatttaataattattgtgtttattgtgacatcccaattatatagaaATACATACATAATCAAGACgtcatcatgcataatataGGAAAACAGTT
Coding sequences within:
- the LOC106759310 gene encoding protein AUXIN SIGNALING F-BOX 2 — translated: MMNYFPDEVIEHIFDYVVSHRDRNALSLVCKSWYRIERCTRQRVFIGNCYSISPERLIQRFPGLKSLTLKGKPHFADFSLVPYGWGGFVYPWIEALAKSRVGLEELRLKRMVVSDESLELLSRSFTNFKSLVLVSCEGFTTDGLAAVAANCRYLRELDLQENEVEDHKGHWLSCFPDSCTSLVSLNFACLKGEVSLGALERLVARSPNLKSLKLNRSVPLDALQRIMTRAPQLADLGIGSFVQDPESEVFIKLKNTILKCKSITSLSGLLEVAPHCLAAIYPICPNLTSLNLSYAAGVQGSDLIKLIRHCVKLQRLWIMDCIGDKGLGVVAKTCTDLQELRVFPSVPFGNALAVTEVGLVAISMGCPKLHSLLYFCQQMTNAALITVAKNCPNFIRFRLCILDATKPDPDTMQPLDEGFGAIVQSCRRLRRLSLSGKLTDQVFLYIGMYAEKLEMLSIAFAGDSDKGMLYVLNGCKKLRKLEIRDCPFGDLALLTDVGKYETMRSLWMSSCEVTVGACKLLAKKMPRLNVEIFNESEQEDCILEDGQRVEKMYLYRTLAGKRKDAPEYVWTL